The sequence below is a genomic window from Silene latifolia isolate original U9 population chromosome 7, ASM4854445v1, whole genome shotgun sequence.
AATAATTTGCCTCCAAAAAATATTCGCCCCACTAACAGTAAACCCTGGTTACGCCACCAACTATAGAACATCAGTACATCACAAATTTCTCCTTCCTCATACCCAAATAACAAATAATGGTTAAGCATTCAAATAGCTTACACTTTCTATCCCACGCAATTCTTTACAGTTTCTTtattgggtgtctcagtcatttctttacgtttttctttttcttccaatGTACACCTTAGCCTTTTCAATTTTGCATTTCTGCCTATAGTAAGTCTCACTTGTGACCGTCTCAAGTTAAGATGTTTCACTATTTTTGTTCTGCATATCAACAAGTCCTATTTGTGACCGTCACAAGTTAAAACGTCTCACTTATTAGTGTTCTGCCTATCGGCAAGTCTTGCTCGTGACTGTCACAAGTTAAAACGTCTCACTTATTAGTGGTCTGCAACAAGTCTTGTTTGTGACCGTCACAAGTTAAAATGTCTCACTTATTAGTGTTCTGCCTATCAGCAAGTCTTGCTCGTGACTGTCACAAGTTAAAAGGTCTCACTTATTAGTGGTGTGCATATCAACAAGTCTTGTTTGTGACCGTCACAAGTTAAAATGTCTCACTTATTAGTGTTCTGCCTATCAGCAAGTCTTGCTCGTGACCGTAACAAGTTAAAATGTCTCACAACCCCTTCCCTTTTTAACATTATTTAAATCAGACGTGAGCACTTTCTTCCTTGTGACCGTCACAACCAAGAATTTGTGTTCTATGCCTATATCCTAAGAATTGAATTCAAATAACTTACACTATCAATTCTTGAAGTTCTCTACATAAACAAATGATCGGGGCGGAGGGAGTCTACCCTCACCAATTCTTTTAAGTTCATTACGTAAACAAATaatcgggacagagggagtacataCAAAATCCAAAAGAACTACAAATAACCAAAAGGGTATTCGCAAAAGATCAAACCTGAGCAAGACCAACGATGAACCCACGAAATTTAGGATGAATCCCAGCTTGTTTTTTAAGACGATTAGCAATTGGTTTACTTAATGTTCTTAATGCAAGTGTCCCAAGCTTAAATAATGGAAGTACCATAACTTTATTAATTTGTACTCTATTCATATAATTTTCCCTTAGGTTAAATTTATGTACAAAAATTAATTGGGGCTTTAGGTTGAAATTAGGTTAATTTTTGGTTGCACGCCAAGTGTTTGATGTTTTGTCTCAGAGAGATGATCACATTATTTTGATTTGTTTTAGGGTTCTTTTCTTGGAAGAAAAGTAATAATCAGACTATTTTCGCGGGGTTTTAGTGGGGAGTTATGGAATTGCGTTTTTGGGATCATGGGCCTTGGATAAACGCCGTTAATAAAATTGGAAAGACGGTATTTCAATAAGTTATCGAGATTTAGGCCCTGTTTTTTTtggctgtaaaaccgtctcagaAGACTTACCTGTTAAAAAATTGTTAATGTTAGCTCTATTTAGTAGGCCAACCTTTTTTTTCATATGGGTAAACAGCCGTAAATTGACCTCGTCCGAGTAATCTGATTGGAtaaatttaaaaaattatgttagTTTATTTGATTAATGGATTGTGAGGTTTTGATTGTAAAGTTAAGGCTCATTAGGAATTGGATTTGTTTTGGAAAATGGTTCGAGATTTACGTGTCCGTGATCTTAGGAAACGAGACGAGAACTAATCGGGCCTACTAACCGGACCAGTTTTAAACAAATAGCATCATAAATAGTTGAATTTGATATGTCTAATTTGTTGGAATTAACTCGAATCCACCCCAAACTTAACtcgattaaaaaaaataaaaataaaaactcaaATTGACCCGAACTAAAACCAATCTGACATGACTCGCTACCACCTAAACCGAACCTAAACATGTATCATATCTCTtaattatgaatttatgattTCCTCTTTTAATTGATACAATGCCATTTTGAATTTGATTAATGTAGTAATACCTCAAACAAATAGTATGGCAATAAGCTACATTATGAATAACATAAAGGTATCCAtaaataaaacattaaaaataaagAACACAACATGCATCCTAGTATTATTACAATAACACAAAATTCTTACTTGTGACTATCACAGGTTAATTATGACGACACTCACAACCAATTTAAATAATGTTAAAAATAAAAGAAGGTTGTGAGACGTCGCAAGTTTGTGACCGTCAGTCTGTCACAAGCAAGACTTGTAGTTTTACATAGAATGACAAAGAAGGTGATCCAAGTGCCATATTCCTGAATCATTTGCTTCTCTTCACACACTTGTTTCTTTAGTTTAGCAAATGCATACCTCTGACCAGAGTACACATCATATCTTCAACCGGCCGGAGAATAAACCGAGCATCGGAGATGGATATACTGAAGTGAACGACACGATAGGACGGAGATTAAATATCCATTTACCTGATTCATGTAAGTAAAAATAGGAAGCTATTATGGGGGAACTTGAGAAGCCAAAGTTGGTTAACTTTGGCTTATTTTCTACACCCTTGTTTGATGCTATTTATAGGCATACAATAACATACATATTGTATTGGTCCTTATTTTCAACTTTAGGAATAAAATATTGATAATATACTCCTTTTTTTTCATTGATTTGTAACTTTTTAGGTTGGTTTCTTTGGTtgtttttttttcactttttattttcGCTATTTAATTTCTCGTTAGAATTTACTGCTTTAAAAGTGGAAGAAATCAAAGAATTGGATAAATTAAGCGTGATTTTCTCAAGTTTTCTTAGGATACTAAGCAGTGAGCTGATATCCTATATCCTGGTTTTGTGTCTCATTTCCTATCGCATTGTCTTTTATCTTACAACTACCATTTCtatttaacaaagtaataatcaaGTGACTTATTAAGTGAAATAGCAACGGAACAATTATTCAATATGAATGTCTAGTTAATGATTTTGATCGGAAATTGTTAAGTTTTCGAATTGCATCACTATTTCCACCCTGAATTTTTGAACTCCGCAATTTTTTGTTAAAGGCAGAGATATCGTTCTATAGTTAAAACGGATTAAACATTACCCATTTGCATAGATGACAAAAGAATAATATCTTGGAAGGGACAGAACTTCACCGCATCTATCTAAACGGCATACTGTTTTAGTTATAAAACGGATACCTTCATTTAAAGGGAGACCGACAGAGTAACAGTTCTAAGTCATATTTAAATTGTCAAATGTTGACTGATGACTCTACCAATGGTGAGGAGGTAAGCATAAGATTCTTGGTCAGAATGGTCACAACTCCAAACCGTACAAAACACCTAATATGTCCAAAGTATGTCATCAAAAATAGCGAGGCAATAAAGTAAGTTGAACGTTCCTAACCTCAATTACTGTCTATGTTCATATGACCACCTATGATGCTTTCAATTATAGCCCATGCTGACCTAACAATTTAAAGGAACGTTCTTAAACTACTCCCACATGCTTTAAATCTTGACTAGATTGCATTGCTTTATAACATAGAGGTTCCTGGATGTATAATGTATATGAACTCTAATGCAAATATGCCGGAATTGCGACTATAAGACGCATTTTACATGCATACCGATCCAGCAGATGTCAACTAGCTTAGTTGGTAAAGTTATGAAACATGGTGCTCATAACCTGGATTCGAATCTCGTCTGCATAACAAATGTGTATGAACTTCAAAACAAATGCATAGAATTGCGACTATAAGACGTGTTTTAAATGCATACCAATCTGCAGATGTCAACTGACttaattggtaaagttataaGAGGTAGTGCGTATGACCTAAATTCAAATCTTGTCGGCATCAAAAAAACGCCCTTATGGCTCCCTTTACGCCCAAAAAAAATGCATATCAATGGGCATCGACCTAAATTAGTCAACCAATCAAGTTTTGTAGTGTGAATATTTCTATAAAACAGTTATAAAACTTCTGATGACTTCATAGTAGCTTATAAACACCAGGCTATGATAACAATAAATGAGGTGCATAAGCTATTATGTTTTGGAATAGTAAACTAAAAACCCGCCTCACATAAGAAACAGCAACAAAGACATCGATAGCCAGTAGACGATTAAGTGCAGTCTTGAAATATATGCATTTTCGATCACTCTTCACCTAAACATAAGAATGTGATTCATATTGTTTCTATGGCAAGCCTATGAAAAAATTCAACTGTTTTAAGTTTTCCACAGCCAAGACACATGTAAGAGTACATCACAAACGAGACGTTCTAACTCACCGATTCAAGGAAGTTCATACCTTGATTATCTGTACTTCACCGTCCTCTCCCATGGTATTCTCTATTCCAGACCCTGGTATACGGAACAACAGAAGAAAATGCTTTAGTTACCGCAATGTAGGGCAGTAGGTATAAtcctgaaaatgaaaatttggataaaatttgtgaaaaaatAGAATGCTGTCTGAAGGAGGATATTATACCAGGCAAATTTTCGGCTTCTGTACTTTAGCAGATTTAGAAGACATAACTTATCTAGATTCATGCGCGCTACCAAAAATCATTGCACGAGCAATAACCGTCAGCAAAATGATGAAACCTGCTGTTATCCCTCACAATTATACTTCTTCCAACAGCTTTTGCCATCAACTTAATAGCAGAATGGCAGTCAATGCATATTCTTAAATTCTTCTTTATAATGATAGGTTTCCAAGATGGCAGGCTCATTACAGCGAATGCAACGGCTATCTTTTCACTGTGATACTGAAGCATCTTTTCCTTTGTGCTATCATCTGTGTCAATATGAATGACATCTCTTTCCGGTTTGTATCCCATTCTCTTTATCTCATCGATAAGAGAATCAAGTTTCTTATAGATTTGTACCTGTTGTGGGTGAGACCAGTCATGTGCTCCGAAAACATGAGTTTTGTTGCCAACATCAACCCAACTGTACCCAGGCAGTTTTTTCAGGTTTCCGTCTTTCATCATTTTCCTCAAACTCCGCACATCTTCCCATTGTCTCTCCTTAGCGTATATACTCGAAAGCATAACATGGGCACTGCTGTTTTCCGGTTCCAGCCTCATGAGCTTCTCTGCAGCAAATTCAGCTCTCGCCTTATCGCCTTGAATCCTGCAAGCATTTAGATACGAACACCAACCAAAACAATCTGGCTCAAAAGGCATTCGGTTTATGAAGTCATCCGCTTCTCTGAGCTTTCCTGCTCGACTAAGCAAATCAATAACACACGAATAATGTTCCGCAGAGGGTGCCACCCCATATCTGCTCTCCATGGAGTTGAAGTAATTTAAACCCGCCTCGACCAAACCAGCATGGCTGCAGCCCATTATAAGGTTTACGAAGGTTATTGCATTGGGTTTTATGCATCGCTGAATCATTGTTTCAAAAGTTTTAACGACTTCTTTCCCTAATCCGTTATGGGAAAACCCACTCATTAACGAGTTCCACGCATAATCAGATGGATTTACGATACAATGAAACAACTGTGCAGAAAAATCAATTAAGCCACATTTACCGTACATATATACCAGAGCAGACGACACAATTGGGTCTGCAACAAAATTCATTTTCACAACTTGAGCATGAAGCTGCAACCCTTGCTCAAGTGCAGCTTGGTTGGCACACGCCTTGACCAGGCTCGAGAAGGTGAACTCATTCGGAACCATTCCCTTTCTTGTTAACTCAACAAATGTGTCGAGCGCTTTCTCTATTTGATCTGATTCCACGTACCCATCAATCAAAGAGGTATAGGACACGACATTCATACGGCTAGAAACACCTCGAAAAACTCTTGCAGCACTTTCCATGTCATTCACCTTCGAGTACATATCGACAAGTGCATTCCCCACTGCAGTCTCTtcctcaaaccctaatttcagaGTAAAACAGTGAACACACCTACCAAACGTACACGCTTTCATTGACGCGCTAGCACTTATTGCACTAGAAAGCACATAGCTATCAATGACCACTCCGTCAAGTAacattcttttaaaacccgaCAAGGCGTTCTTGAAATAACCGTGCTTGGCATACCCATCGATCATTGACGTCCAGGAAACATGGTCCTTATACGGCATCTCCTCAAAGATCTTACAAGCATCGTGAATACACGCGCTTTTGGAGTACATATCAGCTAGATTACTACCCACAAACAACTCATTCCCAAACCCGGATTTCAGCGCAAGGCAATGTACTTGCCTTCCGAAACCCACGTCTCTAGTGGCCGCCTGAATAACGCTAGAAAAAGCGAACTCATTGGGACGTTCACCAACGTGTCTCATCTCGGAAAATGCAGCGACTGCATTCGCTAAAAGACACCGACGAGAAAAGGCAGTGATCATGGCTGTCCAGGAGACCAAGTTTCTTTGAGGCATATTGTCAAACAGCTTCTGTGCATAGTCAAGACAGCCACATTTCTCATATGATAGCAGAAGATGGTTGTTGACGTAGTTTCCGACATGGCGAAGGGAACGGAGGAGCTGTGCATGGAAGTGTTTGACAGCGGAGAGATGGCGGGTTTGGGAGTAAGTACGGAGGAGACGGGCTACCGCTTCGGGATCCTGTAGTATTGCATAACTAAGGCCCCATTGTGATTGATAATATTTCATAGGCTGACACAGTATTGGACGATCATAACCGTCTGCAAGTATTACCAAAGGTAGCGGTTGCGGGTTTCACTGTAATAGAAATAGTTGCGCGAACAAGTATCGCTTAAAATATGGATTCATGAAAACAGTATCACCTGAGAAATGCAGACTACCGGGATTTACAGAAAAAAATCTAAACAAGGTCGATTTTCAGTCTTATTCCCTCGCCTTCATTTTTCTCCGAATCCTTTCAATTGAAAATGTTGATAAATATCTCCCTACTATTTTAGGCCTAGCTGAAGAAATTGCGTTGTTCGAGTAAAAATTTATGCTAATGAAAAGAACATGCGAGGTGCGGGCGTGCGGCTTGAGCAACGATTTTTTGAAAGTCTAGCAATGAGAAGGTGAGAAAACACATTCACAAgacataatatatacaaataaATACAAAATTTGTTTCTACTAAAACATGAAGTATGAATGTCAATATCTACTCATAAATTATCGAACACCTCTAGTCCCACACTCAAAAATCGAGCAAATATGTTTACAGGCGGCTATCATGTATACCGGAAGTAATGAGAAGAAAAGTCTGGCAAAGATCTTTCCGTTAAACACAAGGAAGTAATATGTTTTTGCATGCCCCTACATAAGAATACAACAGCTTCATCATCATAATGTCTCCCATATCTTTACTACTCCATCGTCACCTGCAGACGCGAGCAACGGCTTTTCCTGCATGACAAAGGCTTGTTAATTCTAGAAACAATACAGGGAAATAACTGCCGCGCAGCTAAGCATCCAACACTGACATAGTGACATATAAGTGTGAAATAGTTCGACCCTCTTGAAATTCATGTATTAAACGACCACAAGAATTTGTGGTGTGAATATATCCGGTGACTCTAGTAGCCACCGGTATCGGTATCGGTCTCGGTTTCAGTTCGTGGGCAGAAAGCAGTACGTCGATCATCATACATATTCCGCTATTAAGATACGCATATTCTAACAGACCCTTATATCATCAAAGTAGAATTAGAAAAACTGAAACCAAAGTGGAATTAGCCTAAACTTAGGGCATCATAGTGGAAAATATCAGCACATTTGATGTACTTTAAAAAGAGTATTCTGATGCTGAGAGTTACCGTAGAACTCCACTGAACTGAATTTATGTCCTGTCCATGAGCCTTTTCCCTTTTTGAAAGTAGTTTATACATGGGACCATCCACCTGTGTAGGAAAGAAGTGCAGAAACCAATGAGCACATCATTACACCGTTTTTTTTGGGTACATACATCATTACACAGTGTAAACCGTAACTCTGATGTTCATGCTTATACAAACTCTCATTAAAGTTCTTGCATGTAATTCAAATGATTCTTGCTCAGATGACAGGACTATTTGCCGAAAACATTCAATCAAGAATCTGATTTAATGCAAAACTAATGTGAACTGCCTAAAACGGCACGAGAAACCATCTCAAGCTAGCCTGATTTAGAATTTCGATCCATAGTTTTAACACAAGTTTTTGCAATCAAATTATGTATTTCTTATACAGCCAAAAAATTGGCCAAAAAATTGTCAAAACAAAACATGAATCCCACTTAGATGCCTAAATTTACAGAAAGGGTCTTGCATGcaatttatgttctttttatacAAGCTAGAGTGAGTGCTAGACATAATTGAGCATATAATATTAAGAACTCCTAAATAGCAACTCAATTTTTTTATCAATTATCAGCCTCCAGAACCCATCAATTTTCAACCTGGCCAAAACAAACTATATATACCGCTTTTTAATCTCATCACATGAAGCAGAGAGAATGCCGCCATTAAGGTACCAAGGTGGGAACTGGAAAGTGGTG
It includes:
- the LOC141592899 gene encoding putative pentatricopeptide repeat-containing protein At5g52630; this translates as MKYYQSQWGLSYAILQDPEAVARLLRTYSQTRHLSAVKHFHAQLLRSLRHVGNYVNNHLLLSYEKCGCLDYAQKLFDNMPQRNLVSWTAMITAFSRRCLLANAVAAFSEMRHVGERPNEFAFSSVIQAATRDVGFGRQVHCLALKSGFGNELFVGSNLADMYSKSACIHDACKIFEEMPYKDHVSWTSMIDGYAKHGYFKNALSGFKRMLLDGVVIDSYVLSSAISASASMKACTFGRCVHCFTLKLGFEEETAVGNALVDMYSKVNDMESAARVFRGVSSRMNVVSYTSLIDGYVESDQIEKALDTFVELTRKGMVPNEFTFSSLVKACANQAALEQGLQLHAQVVKMNFVADPIVSSALVYMYGKCGLIDFSAQLFHCIVNPSDYAWNSLMSGFSHNGLGKEVVKTFETMIQRCIKPNAITFVNLIMGCSHAGLVEAGLNYFNSMESRYGVAPSAEHYSCVIDLLSRAGKLREADDFINRMPFEPDCFGWCSYLNACRIQGDKARAEFAAEKLMRLEPENSSAHVMLSSIYAKERQWEDVRSLRKMMKDGNLKKLPGYSWVDVGNKTHVFGAHDWSHPQQVQIYKKLDSLIDEIKRMGYKPERDVIHIDTDDSTKEKMLQYHSEKIAVAFAVMSLPSWKPIIIKKNLRICIDCHSAIKLMAKAVGRSIIVRDNSRFHHFADGYCSCNDFW